A section of the Triticum dicoccoides isolate Atlit2015 ecotype Zavitan chromosome 7A, WEW_v2.0, whole genome shotgun sequence genome encodes:
- the LOC119332556 gene encoding vacuolar-sorting receptor 1-like, protein MPCCPRSRRTRSGTGRAGDVTILPTLVINDVQYRGKLERTAVLKAMCAGFKEGTELQVCLSHDMETNECLHRNGGCWRDEATNMTVCRDTYRGRVCECPMVNGVRYDGDGYTHCKGRLHRHTKFTGHSCGRTKFQLYCNPSRSTVAKDGAPQLFGVMPKEQTMSLSLLFFERPTYHCTWSRVPLPLRSTTYSRRRSASTVQLCHLSSSIYIGEEEKTTVGSNVVFYDCCRLAAN, encoded by the exons ATGCCGTGCTGTCCAAGGAGCAGGAGGACCAGATCGGGCACGGgtcgcgcgggagacgtcaccatcCTGCCCACGCTCGTCATCAACGACGTCCAGTACAGAG GGAAGCTGGAGAGGACGGCGGTGCTCAAGGCCATGTGCGCCGGCTTCAAGGAGGGGACCGAGCTGCAAGTTTGCCTGAGCCATG ACATGGAGACGAACGAGTGCCTGCATCGGAACGGCGGGTGCTGGCGGGACGAGGCGACGAACATGACGGTGTGCAGGGACACGTACCGGGGCAGGGTGTGCGAGTGCCCCATGGTGAACGGCGTCCGCTACGACGGTGACGGGTACACCCACTGCAAAG GTCGACTGCACCGCCACACGAAGTTCACAGGCCATAGCTGCGGACGGACGAAATTCCAACTGTACTGCAACCCCTCAAGATCCACAG TGGCCAAAGATGGCGCTCCACAGTTGTTCGGTGTAATGCCTAAGGAGCAAACAATGTCTCTCTCACTTTTGTTTTTCGAAAGACCTACCTATCACTGCACCTGGTCGCGCGTGCCACTGCCACTTAGGTCCACCACCTACAGCCGGCGCCGCAGTGCCTCGACCGTTCAACTATGCCACCTCAGCAGTTCAATATAtattggagaagaagaaaaaacaacagTAGGTTCAAATGTTGTGTTTTATGATTGTTGTAGACTTGCAGCAAATTAG